Within Vicia villosa cultivar HV-30 ecotype Madison, WI linkage group LG1, Vvil1.0, whole genome shotgun sequence, the genomic segment TTGTTATCACTAGGTTTTGCCGTCTTTGCAAGAAAAGGAAGATGAAGTGTTGTTAAGAGAATTGCTTAGAAGATGGTCAAACCATAAAACTATGACCATTCGTCTCTCAAAGTTTTTTCTGTCTCTTGAATCATTTTATCTCTCAGGTCGTCGTAATGTTCCTTCTCTTCAACAAACTGGCTTCTTATCCTTCTATAACTTGGTTTGTCATGAGAATCCTTTGAATAGACAAGTAATGGAAGCAACATTAGCAATGGTATTCTCTTCTGTTTTTCATTCTATATGTTATTTATAATcaatttatttgttttgattttccaTGTGATgagttttttattctcttttcttGGTATTCAGATTGATCGGAAACTTGTTGGAGAGACTATTGATGAAACGTTGGTCAAGAACATATTGGAATTCTATTTAGAGATTGGAGAAAGAGCAAATAAAGAAGAACCGAAACAATTTGCAGAAACAATGATGATGAAAGCTAATGAAACATATATGTCGAAGCTTAAGATTAGATAACAAGTTTTGCTATATGCAAATTGAAAGTATAAAATGATTCctattttattttcactttttatactAGATACTAACTATACAATTGAATCCTTTAATTTGAaagtataaaaataattgtatttttgTTTTACCGGATATATTTACATATGTTTTTTTAGTAGAAAATTAATCTCACAAATTGATACTAACTCTACCCTACACGAACATAtactaaacatatataaaacatACAGGGCTGGCCCGAACATTTTAGAGGTCCTGTtctgattttaaaaatatatatttttatataaataataatatatttttaaatttttaacatattaaaaatctgtatatatatatatatatatatatatatatatatatatatatatatatatatatatatatattaaaaataatatattcttttatgaaaaataatagattaaatcAAATACATCactacattatattttaaaaattgagttGACCATATGaaatatctaaaaatatttataatatcatTTGTTAAAAGGttattattcaaaaaaattatttaaaaaaagttagACTAAGACTATGTTTGTTAtagatttaaaaaaatgattttatgataatttctttaaaaaaattagaagttttttcaattattttttataataaaagaataattttaaCATCTAATTATTTAAATACGTATCATTAAATATTCTTTAAAATGATATATTTCAAAAGTAATTATttctataaaattttatttaaaataatattaaattttaatgatattttaaaatttaaaataatataaaataatatttaaacaattaaaataaactacattttatttctaaaaaatgATAGGATCACGAATCTATAAACATGTAGGTTATTTGTAATTTTGAAATGGCATCAGGCTTGAAGTATTTATAAGATTAACTTTGTTgtagaataaaaatatttaaattgccaaaaataaaaattctaatgCAGGGCATGAGAGTTGAATCTGAGACTGGTCAAGTGCCTTTACACTTTTAATTTCACATTCTTCCACTGAACCAATGATCAATTTTGTTGTCATACAGGAATGTAAACTAATAAATTACAATAATTTATATAAGCCCAGATCCCATTATGAGGCCCCAAAGTAAGTGAGGCCCTATGCGGTGGCACTTGTTGCACACCCACAGGGCCGACCCTAAAAACATATTATTTAGTTAGTGATAAATTACAAGTTCAACTTGCTTTTATTTGGAATCAAAAGCTTATCAGGGTGTAGTGTATAGGCCAAGAGTACAGAACTAAAGGTTGGTCGATGGCATAAGAGATATCAAACGactaacaaaacaaaaacaaaaccgaAACAATTGACAAAAAGAAGAGTTTACCAAAACAACAAGAACAGGAACATCAATACAACAATGACAAAAGAACAAGAAACCCAATGCTAGAGCACAAGAAGGAGCACAAGCTAGATCTCTCCAACTAAAGACCTGCGAAAAACGACACCAATATTTACAGAGCAGCAAGAACAAGAATTCACCAGAAGGAGGTCGGTGACACTCAAACTTCTATTGACTCATATGTGTGATAAGGTTCTTGAGTCAAGGTGAGAAAGCACAAAGTTCCCAAGAAAGCATAAACCTAGGGTTTTTGTTGAGTCTTTTGTTTATTGTTTCTTATACACCATGCTATTGCTTCATTTATATCATAAGACATAATAATTGGTTTGTTTACTTGAGTTGTAATTCATTCACCAGTGTGTTTATTGATGCTGATTATTTGGGATTAGTGATTTGTGGAAAGTTGAGAGGGGTTCCCATATTTAGGGAGAATCTTAAATAGAAAGACACTAAGATAAAATTAAGAAGAGGCGGTCCTAAATAGAAAGACACTTGAGATTTTTGATTACTTGGAACTATAAATGATTGTGTGAATATCCTTAGGACGTAAGTCCCGTGTCACCCCCTAAATTCAGAATCTGGCTTTGTTGTCTTCATCAAAGTtatagcccttttcgttagcgaaattttgctgCCAATCCCACATCATTTTGAGCTACAAAGCtcaagttatgatcaaaatactacacgcacgTCATGATgaaaaacatgctgaaaatttccagatctcataCTTGCTGACACGGGCCACGGTGTCAGCCCCTGACTTTCCTCTCTTTTGCATTTTATTGGCCAAGCTTcatcctgacacggcccgtgtcaggcctcctgtagcatgattTTTCAATTTCTTCAAAACTCAGCGTTTTGTACTTTTTTGCactgatttgtctcgatttattcctctGAGCCtccaaacagtaaaatacacaactgaagcataaaatgtagaagaatgaagtaaaacggtCGACAAAATAAAGAAATGAtaactaaaatcaacggtaaataacggTGTAAAAACCATTAATCATGTCCTAAATAGAAAGACAGTACTTGAGATTTTTGATTACTTGGAACTATAAATGATTGTGTGAATACCCTTAGGACGTAAGTCCCGTGTTGATAAAGAATAATTGAAGCCTAATGTGGCAATTATGTTGAAGGTTCGATAAAGACCGGTGTTTGATTATGTTGGAGAGTCAACAAGAATCAATGTTCCATTATGTTAAAGGTTCGATAAGAACCAAGGTTTGATTATGTTGGAGGTTTAACAAGAGCCAACGTTTCGTTATGTTGAAGGTTCGATAAAAGATCGTACTGTGTTAAATATGGTTTGGAGATTTGgatgaaaatcatttttttaatcatcTTGCGTCATATATGAATTGGAGTAGGTATCGTCTAGTGAGAGTATGTAGTACGATGTAGCTCACATGTAAATATTAATAATAGAGAAGGAGAGAGagaatatttttaatagaaataaaagggtatttttgtaaatattattatgagaGAGAGGAAAAAAGAGGgaggtaaaatatattttttaataaaaattaaaaggataTTGTCGTAAATATTAATAtgagagaaaaaatatatttttaatagaaaataaaaatgtattttcgTAAATATTACGagaatataaattttataaaaaataaaagggtattttttaaatattaatatgagaGTGAGTGAGAATATAtatttaatagaaaataaaaaagtagtatttttgtaaatattaatgagagagaatatatattaaatagaaaattaaaggTATTTTCAAAGATATTAATATGAGAGAGAATATActtttaatagaaaataaaagagtattttcataaattttgacatgagagagagagagtatttttaataaaaaataaaagagtattttcataaatattaacATGAGAGAGGGAATCCTTTtgttaatagaaaataaaaggatatttttataaatataaaatatgagagAGATggagaatatatttttaataaaaaaaatattttcacaaatattaatatgagagaaaatatatttttaataaaaaataaaagatatttttgtatatattaacaGGAGAGAAAGAGggtatttttaatagaaaataaaacaaaaatcctCCTATGACATTAAGTTGTACAGGTACACCgtataaaatacaataaatacatACTTATccgtatttttttgttttttttctcacTTAAATATGTGTGCAGTGCAGCGTAGTTGTATAGGTACGGTCAGGGTCGGCCCAAACAATCTGGGGccctgtttaaatttaaaaaataggcctaaaaatatatcaatttatatcaatttttttaaaataatcggTTTAAATCATAGATTCTGAAAACAAATCACGATTTTACCTATGTTTTTAAAGTACAAGTGTAAAATAGATTTTGAgaacaaattataattttatatctaTTCAAAAAAGCAGGCAAGTTCATTAGAAGACAAGCTAATGAAGTTGCTCATCCTTTCGCTAAGGCGGCTCCATCTCTTGCTAGTTTTCATGTTTTTAACGATGTACCTACTTGTATttacaatattattattaatgaaatggtTTAGTTTCttgttgtcaaaaaaaaaaaaggcaaaaaatatattaaattgataattaaaaaaattattgggcCCTTCAAGACTTGGGGGCCAGTGCGGTAGCACAGACTGCACCTGCACTGGGCACGGTGTAATTTTGATACGGTATAGTAAATCGATGTTAAAATAGCATTTCTcaagataaaaatatatttttgtattttatgtattttgtactATGGACAAAAAGTTGTCTAATTTTAGTTTTTGTTTCGACTCTAttcctgatttttgtcatgtcCCATAAATATCTTAAATCAAATACAGCACAACTCCTTATTTTTTAGTAGATTAAACGCGCTCGAAGAGTTATGTAAATGATATCTGAAAAAGAATTAGATAGTAGAATGAGGGTCTTTCTAAATAATACAATTCGCTCATGTGATACAAATGATCTGACTAATAATTTTGtcaaaattattattaactatttattattaaaaaatatatcaaattaaataataataataataatattaataatagagaTTAATTAGAATATAATGTCAGTATAAAAACAACTTTACACCATCATCCAATTAGAATGAAGCATTTTAACACATGAGAATAGGGATGGCAAGTAGACCGACACACGAACAACGGATAAAaatccgagttgactgggttgGGGTTCGAGTTCGAGTGTCACCCGATATTTTgggtttggatagtgtgaaatTCGCaccccgaaacccgaaatcacactcgcttatatttatttatatatatatatatatatatatatatatatatatatatatatatatatatatatatatatatatatatatatatatatatatatatatatataatattgtggaaagttgtaggaaaaatgtatgttatgtattttgctgcgggttcaggtttgggtgaaaaatcccgaacccaacgggtgtgggcgtgggtgttatttgcCACCCAAATaacatttgggtttgggttcgggtgtcgATTTCGAATGCatgtttgggtagtgtgaaacacGCACCCGACATGTTGCCATCCATGCATGGGAAGAGAGAATTATAGAAAAATagttatttaaatgatttaattataattttttatttatatttttaattccaTACTTATGTATCAAAATCATTAATTATAATTGGATGATGGTGTAAAGttgttttacactgacagtgtattttaattaatcaaaactaataataataataataataataataataataataataataataataataataataataagagtgaAGTTTcgttttagtccctcacaaaaactgtagaggtcagattagtccctgagaagaagaaaaaactcCTATTAAATCTCTTACATAAAAGGAATAGTCCAAACTAGTCCCTAAGAAAAAAAAGGTCTAtatttaattccttacaaaatttaatcaagcCATGTTAATCCctcttttagtattttatttcaaatcgattttttttatttttaaattgtgatTGGACTCCTTTTTACGACtattgaattgaaattatttatgaagGAATTGTAGATAAACCATCGCGATACCACaacgttcttttttttttgtttggtttattatTAGGCTTACGGGTGGGTGActatgatttttgttattatgtattcttgtgtattaggtgtcGTTATTTTagatgtgttttgatgaagacaaagtgcAAATCAAAAGATCatgtcaaaaagtatggaaaaagcctcAAGTGTAAGACTCATCATATTGAAAGCTAGCAATAAAATATTCAAGACTTTTACTTTGAAGACTAGCATGGATCATTGATGGATTGAGGTACAAGTAtgcaattatattgataatgttagTGCTCAAAGTCTATTCTCTTATGCATATCATATTCCATATAGTTTTCATGTGTTTACACGTGTTTAGAAATCTTTAGAGGCTAAGAAAATATAATTCATATCAAGGTCCTGCATAAAATTTCATTTCTGGAAATTCTGTGTTCAGTAGCAGAAACTGGTTTCCAGAAACTGGTTTCCCCTTCATGTCAGTTTATATTATGTTTCTAGAAATTCAAATTTTTCCTGCAGAAACCAGTTTCCTGAACGCAGTTTTTGAATATCAGTTGCAACGTTTCACCAGTAACTGGTTTCCCTGTTTTCAGAAACCGGTTTCCACGCCTGGCAGAGGTAAAAATAGCTGTTGGAAAATCTGAACGGATTTGTTTTAACATCTCTTAATTGTTGCATTGTTTCATTGTTTTACACACTTTCAAAAGGGTGTTAAGGCACTATATAAACACTATGTTTTCATATTTGAATCTCGCATCTTCCTTTTGCAATTATATACACTTACTCTCTCAATTTTCATACAAAGTGCTCATTGATATTCAAACTTTTACATTGAGTTTTTCTGCATTAGAGTTTCATACTAAGTCCAGAAAAATTCATATCATAAGTCATAAATATTGAGCATTATACTATCATTGATAATTGCTTgtttggaagggaagatcaatcttatagattgatatatgttcatcaacattactactcaagtatatttggttattattgacttgctattcaggattgttggaagcaagggttttttattagtgagaggattgttctcataatcaagttagtaaatccaagaggattgttcttggtggttgaaatcttgttgtccaggattgttggaaacaagttaggcactttgagaggattgttctcataagtggtcttagtgaaaaatccaagaggattgttcttggtccaagaggattgttcttggtgtttgtgtGGGTATTGTACAAGTCACAAactatagtaaaatctctttcatgttgaaaggggaatggagtactctcggactgtgaggggaaccagtatacatcattgtgttctttatttttccgcatttaccgctttcacaaatcataaccagaaaaaaaagtaatacatttctaaactcttgcaccaaaccagaaaaataagaacaacataTTTCTAGAACCAGATAAatcttcaaagtcctaattcaccccctcttagacgcactcttatacttacatcaATAACTTCTAGGAAAGGTTTTTTCAATTTCTCCACCATAGGAACAGAGGTTTCGCTTTGTTCTCTTTTGATattggtttttgttttttcaaggTGATGGTTTTCTTTTGCAATTGGCATCAGGTTTATTAATAccattgaaagaaaaaaaacttattcTCTCAATTAGGATTTTGAAACTCAATTATTTTGTCAAATCTATGTCTACAAAAACTCTCACATAAAGATCGAAGGCCCTGTCAAAAACTGGTTTGTTGGATTTACAATCTATGCATATTGGAATGCCTAAGCTGCTTACAAAAACAAAGATTATCTTTGGTCTCTAGTACTTATGGGAGAGACCATGAATTTTGACTTATACTTCAGCTGACATATGATGGACATTGGAGGTATAAATTCTCTAGTCCAAGGGAATAGCTTAAGAACACCAGGGTTTAGATTCCAGGAGCTCAGACATCTTACGCTATAGATATCTTTAAGGCtagaaaaaaaactcaaaaaaacttTTGCCAATGAAGTAACGCCTCGTTTTCCAAGGAAGCTCCAAAGAGAGTTGAGCTTAGAGAGCAA encodes:
- the LOC131595460 gene encoding cullin-1-like is translated as MSYFEPVFDFEERWSYVQKRIKKLQDNLEGLHDTHLTSEDNIMLYTNIYNMCVAKGGYHVYEKYKKVIHEYISSTVLPSLQEKEDEVLLRELLRRWSNHKTMTIRLSKFFLSLESFYLSGRRNVPSLQQTGFLSFYNLVCHENPLNRQVMEATLAMIDRKLVGETIDETLVKNILEFYLEIGERANKEEPKQFAETMMMKANETYMSKLKIR